From one Bacteroides fragilis NCTC 9343 genomic stretch:
- a CDS encoding DUF4903 family protein, producing the protein MYNKIRFDTFMLICFFMITILGLSACDSDEKITQEPPSQTYVKKAKEILAGDIVLSTRATMNGVDKTLLKSGCPTKFNFSWREDGMMILNLSDFSVGAMPFAISFKCATKIMQLNSWEQDEYPGDGWIKFVGTDGNVTTSGDDAEDNQEGSGARVDGYLNVNTNQIEFIVDYNMMNVRTETFLQTIDKTRIDRFKEEFAQYEKDLEEAKKDQGKA; encoded by the coding sequence ATGTATAATAAAATAAGATTTGATACTTTTATGTTGATTTGCTTCTTTATGATAACAATTCTCGGATTAAGTGCGTGTGATAGCGATGAAAAGATAACACAGGAGCCACCTTCCCAGACATATGTTAAAAAGGCAAAAGAGATTCTTGCAGGAGATATTGTACTCTCTACCAGAGCAACAATGAATGGTGTGGACAAGACATTGTTGAAGAGTGGTTGCCCAACCAAATTTAACTTTTCCTGGCGTGAGGACGGTATGATGATACTGAACCTGAGTGATTTCAGCGTAGGTGCTATGCCATTTGCCATTAGCTTCAAATGTGCTACGAAAATCATGCAGCTCAACAGTTGGGAACAGGATGAATATCCCGGAGATGGATGGATTAAGTTTGTTGGTACAGATGGTAATGTTACGACTTCCGGTGATGATGCCGAAGATAATCAAGAAGGGAGCGGAGCGAGAGTAGATGGTTATTTGAACGTGAATACCAACCAAATAGAGTTTATTGTAGATTACAATATGATGAATGTCCGCACTGAAACATTTTTGCAAACAATCGATAAAACCCGTATCGATCGCTTTAAGGAAGAGTTTGCACAATACGAGAAAGATTTGGAAGAGGCTAAGAAAGACCAAGGAAAGGCCTAA
- a CDS encoding TonB-dependent receptor, with protein MKRVTTILFLMLLICVHTAAQQKVKLEVLEKGTEQPIIAANVIYADNEALRNPQYAITNTSGQAELKLPSKGICYYKVTYIGYVPVTGKIGGTQDEKVIYMKEDNLGINEVVVTGSRTARPIKMSPVTTQVLGGKALVDAGYSNLQQALQQETPGLNIQKVGFGNEISMQGLDARHVLFLMDGERMTGDMAGNLDYERFNLHAIDRVEIVKGASSTLYGSRAAGAVINLITKKTDKPLSIDAGIRYGQMNERNYKHPQPKDFLYMFEQNADRPNLQSWVSAGFKAGKFTSQTDVWYSESDAFYMYQAENDKKVYTKEANPFLPHDIIVVSNAVRPPMGIEGKEHITVSQKLYYNPNPNLSVLVYGSSFFMNTYDLIQDMTFSQARDWTAGTKVTYHVKDWFSVTGSLHADFYDRFKRHERIDKRQKDYESSIYQPRLTVTSNYFNGHSLILGMEHTSDELTSDRFSGNANHDLKTRALKETEYFLQDEWTINPRWMISAGIRTNFSKAFGFMGMPKVAAKYSPDKHWSLRANYSMGYRSPSIKELFFNWDHLGMFMIRGNENMRPEKNNYFSLGAEYSNDRLFVSGTAYGNYFRDKIEGVWRIYDMQYNFEYTNLSQQRLLGLEVLARWSVLDCLTLNGTYSFVDVSKNKGIQVNTTSPHAATASMDYKYMKKNYRLNAVFSASYMGGKKFDVQDRVFVKEENKSYDAYFRCDLPQYVLCNLSVSQTFWNKVKLTLGMDNLFNYVPKTLGSGITMFNVPATAGARGWVQVEFMLDDVINSLKKKK; from the coding sequence ATGAAAAGAGTAACTACAATTCTATTCTTAATGTTGCTGATATGTGTTCATACGGCAGCACAACAAAAAGTCAAGTTAGAGGTGTTGGAGAAGGGCACGGAACAACCCATTATCGCAGCCAATGTGATCTATGCCGATAATGAAGCTTTGCGAAATCCCCAATATGCCATTACGAATACATCCGGACAGGCTGAATTAAAGCTTCCTTCTAAGGGAATCTGCTATTATAAGGTGACTTATATCGGCTATGTACCTGTGACGGGGAAGATTGGAGGGACACAAGATGAAAAAGTCATTTATATGAAAGAAGATAACTTGGGAATAAATGAAGTTGTCGTGACAGGTTCACGTACAGCCCGTCCCATCAAGATGTCTCCGGTTACGACACAGGTACTTGGCGGCAAAGCACTGGTAGATGCCGGATATAGTAATCTTCAACAGGCACTGCAGCAGGAAACGCCTGGACTTAACATACAGAAAGTGGGGTTCGGTAATGAAATCTCCATGCAAGGGTTGGACGCACGCCATGTGTTGTTTTTGATGGACGGAGAGCGCATGACAGGCGACATGGCGGGTAATTTGGATTACGAACGTTTTAACCTGCATGCCATAGATCGCGTCGAGATAGTGAAAGGTGCGAGCAGTACCCTCTACGGATCACGTGCGGCCGGTGCAGTCATTAATTTGATTACCAAGAAAACAGACAAACCTCTCTCGATAGATGCCGGAATACGTTATGGGCAGATGAATGAACGCAATTACAAGCATCCGCAACCGAAGGACTTCCTTTACATGTTTGAGCAAAATGCAGATCGCCCTAACTTACAAAGCTGGGTATCTGCCGGATTCAAGGCCGGAAAATTCACGTCGCAGACCGACGTATGGTATAGCGAGAGTGATGCCTTTTATATGTATCAGGCGGAAAATGACAAGAAAGTTTACACAAAGGAAGCGAATCCCTTCTTGCCACATGACATAATTGTGGTCAGCAATGCTGTCCGTCCACCCATGGGTATCGAAGGCAAAGAGCACATTACGGTATCGCAGAAACTGTACTATAATCCGAATCCGAATCTGTCGGTGCTGGTTTATGGCAGTTCTTTTTTCATGAACACGTATGACTTGATACAGGATATGACGTTCAGCCAGGCACGAGATTGGACAGCCGGGACTAAAGTGACTTATCATGTGAAAGACTGGTTTAGTGTGACAGGAAGTCTGCACGCTGATTTTTACGATCGCTTCAAACGCCATGAACGTATCGACAAGCGGCAGAAGGATTATGAAAGTAGCATTTATCAGCCACGTTTGACCGTTACGAGCAATTACTTCAACGGACACAGCTTAATATTGGGTATGGAGCATACGTCGGATGAATTGACTTCCGATCGTTTCTCCGGCAATGCTAACCATGACCTGAAAACGCGTGCATTGAAAGAAACAGAATACTTTCTGCAAGATGAATGGACCATCAATCCTCGGTGGATGATATCTGCTGGTATCCGTACTAACTTCTCGAAAGCATTTGGTTTCATGGGAATGCCCAAAGTGGCAGCCAAATATTCGCCTGATAAGCATTGGAGCCTTCGTGCCAACTATTCGATGGGTTATCGCTCACCGAGTATCAAGGAGTTGTTCTTCAACTGGGATCATCTGGGAATGTTCATGATCCGCGGTAATGAAAATATGCGACCGGAGAAAAACAATTATTTCTCGCTCGGAGCGGAGTACAGTAACGACCGTTTGTTTGTTTCCGGAACAGCATACGGTAACTATTTTCGTGATAAGATTGAAGGTGTATGGCGTATTTACGATATGCAGTACAATTTTGAGTATACCAACCTGAGCCAACAACGCCTGCTTGGACTGGAAGTGCTGGCACGATGGAGTGTGCTGGACTGTCTGACGCTGAATGGAACTTACAGTTTTGTAGATGTAAGTAAGAATAAAGGCATACAGGTGAATACCACCTCGCCCCATGCGGCTACGGCAAGCATGGATTACAAATACATGAAGAAAAATTATCGATTGAACGCTGTGTTCAGTGCCTCTTATATGGGAGGGAAAAAGTTTGATGTACAGGACCGGGTGTTTGTAAAGGAGGAGAATAAAAGCTATGATGCCTATTTTCGGTGCGACCTGCCACAATATGTACTTTGTAATTTATCCGTTTCGCAGACTTTTTGGAATAAGGTGAAATTGACGTTGGGAATGGACAATCTCTTCAACTATGTACCTAAAACACTTGGCTCAGGGATCACCATGTTCAATGTGCCTGCCACAGCCGGAGCACGTGGATGGGTACAGGTAGAGTTCATGCTGGATGATGTGATAAACTCTTTAAAGAAAAAGAAATGA
- a CDS encoding HmuY family protein: MKHTGLFKTLCFCAGCLLLSACVDYSDIQPFDGKTLPRKSGYTTGVTNDWIYFNLRTGEIFNALGVNRDIKEGGQMNRTDWDLAFCGYVMRTNSGTSGIGRGGAADLGYGNYENWTSVAQLPSDLKWVEDNQEVYVTMSQNDWNHYLIENGLDFNSNPWFDPNNGPQKTTTNANPVLAQAMSFAGPPPVYTPSYHTYVVRTADGKHYFKIQIISWYDANVEIGDEGGRLSYYCDELQP, encoded by the coding sequence ATGAAACATACAGGATTATTCAAAACCCTCTGCTTTTGTGCAGGCTGTCTTCTACTGTCTGCCTGCGTGGACTACAGTGATATACAACCCTTCGATGGGAAAACTTTACCCCGCAAGTCGGGCTATACCACCGGAGTGACAAATGACTGGATTTACTTCAACCTGCGTACGGGAGAGATTTTCAATGCACTGGGGGTAAACCGGGATATCAAGGAAGGTGGGCAGATGAATCGCACAGACTGGGATCTGGCTTTTTGCGGTTACGTGATGCGTACCAATTCCGGTACGAGTGGGATCGGTCGGGGAGGAGCTGCCGATTTGGGCTATGGGAACTACGAAAATTGGACAAGTGTGGCTCAATTACCCTCCGATCTGAAATGGGTGGAAGACAATCAAGAGGTGTATGTCACTATGTCTCAGAATGACTGGAATCACTATCTGATAGAAAATGGTCTGGACTTCAACAGTAATCCATGGTTTGATCCGAATAACGGACCGCAGAAGACTACAACCAACGCTAATCCCGTACTGGCTCAAGCCATGAGTTTTGCCGGCCCGCCTCCTGTATATACTCCCTCATATCATACTTATGTGGTACGTACTGCTGATGGCAAACATTACTTCAAGATTCAGATCATCAGTTGGTATGATGCGAATGTGGAGATAGGTGATGAAGGCGGACGTCTAAGTTATTACTGTGACGAACTGCAACCATGA
- a CDS encoding TetR/AcrR family transcriptional regulator has product MQTLKSDIRNRILSAAKEQFMQRGYLKTSMREIADAVDVGVGNLYNYFENKDELFCVILRPVSDALERMLQEHHGAKGADIMLICSEEYLKSAVDEYISLINKHGELMKILLFHSQGSSLETFREDYTNRSTEIVKTWFAEMKEKHPEINVVVSDFMIHLQAVWMFTLFEEMLKHAIDSKEMEYIVHEYILFEIQGWRALLRV; this is encoded by the coding sequence ATGCAAACACTCAAATCGGATATACGCAACCGGATTCTGTCGGCCGCAAAAGAGCAATTTATGCAGAGAGGATATTTGAAGACCTCTATGCGCGAAATAGCCGATGCTGTAGATGTAGGCGTAGGAAATCTCTATAACTATTTTGAGAATAAAGATGAGTTGTTTTGTGTGATACTTCGTCCTGTATCGGATGCTTTGGAGCGAATGCTGCAGGAACATCATGGAGCCAAAGGAGCAGATATTATGCTTATATGTTCCGAAGAGTATCTCAAGTCTGCTGTCGATGAATATATATCCTTGATAAACAAGCATGGTGAGCTGATGAAGATTCTATTGTTCCATTCACAAGGCTCTTCATTGGAAACATTCAGGGAAGACTATACAAACCGTTCGACGGAGATTGTTAAAACATGGTTTGCCGAAATGAAAGAGAAGCATCCGGAAATCAATGTGGTGGTATCGGATTTTATGATCCATCTGCAAGCAGTCTGGATGTTCACCCTTTTTGAAGAAATGTTGAAGCATGCTATCGATAGCAAGGAAATGGAGTATATCGTGCATGAGTATATATTGTTTGAAATTCAAGGTTGGAGGGCTTTGCTGAGAGTATGA
- a CDS encoding class I SAM-dependent methyltransferase — translation MKQKHEFENIVAETLLIPLYMRAKENRRKNPILCDKLAEQLVENIEYDYSRFDGAKLSEVGCVIRGWYFDHAIRRFIDTHTRPVVVNVGCGLDTRYQRVGNDGKAVFYELDLPEVIAIRRRLIPEPENDCYLSASLLETDWMDRIRLLHPNGDFIFVVEGVLMYFREEQVRTFLHNITMRFEGGELWFDVCGTMMSRRGVKPDSLREHKAQIRSGIDDGHMVELWEPGLHLLEQANYMKFFRSRWGFFFGQILGRMTKLCYKFSSMLGYKIG, via the coding sequence ATGAAACAAAAACATGAATTTGAAAACATCGTGGCGGAAACATTATTGATTCCGCTTTACATGAGAGCCAAGGAGAACCGTCGGAAAAATCCGATTCTATGTGACAAATTGGCTGAGCAACTGGTTGAGAACATCGAATATGATTATTCCAGGTTCGATGGGGCCAAGTTGAGTGAAGTAGGTTGTGTGATACGCGGTTGGTATTTTGATCATGCTATCCGGCGGTTCATTGACACTCACACCCGCCCGGTAGTGGTAAATGTGGGTTGCGGACTCGATACCCGTTATCAGCGTGTCGGAAATGATGGAAAGGCCGTATTTTATGAGTTGGATCTACCGGAGGTTATTGCTATACGTCGTCGGTTGATACCCGAACCGGAGAATGATTGTTACCTGTCTGCATCGTTGTTGGAAACCGATTGGATGGATAGGATCCGACTCCTTCATCCCAATGGAGATTTCATCTTTGTTGTGGAAGGAGTATTGATGTATTTTCGTGAGGAACAGGTACGGACATTTCTACATAACATAACCATGCGCTTCGAAGGCGGCGAGTTGTGGTTCGATGTATGCGGAACGATGATGAGCCGACGTGGTGTGAAGCCCGACTCCTTGAGGGAACATAAGGCGCAGATACGTTCGGGGATAGATGACGGGCATATGGTGGAGTTGTGGGAACCCGGATTGCATTTGTTGGAACAGGCCAATTATATGAAATTTTTCCGTTCCCGTTGGGGATTTTTTTTCGGGCAGATATTGGGCAGGATGACGAAGTTGTGCTACAAGTTCAGTTCCATGCTCGGGTATAAAATAGGATAA
- a CDS encoding ABC transporter ATP-binding protein — protein sequence MVNKKKEGLSRLFEIAGQKKSLLLLAGLLSAGSAVCMLIPYWAIYRILYELLNHSRELSSIDETNMIRWGWIAFGGLIGGLLLLYASLMSSHVAAYRILYGLRVRLTEHIGRLPLGYLNGTSTGAIKKTMEQNVEKIENFIAHTIPDLVNVMATVVVMFLIFFSLDGWLAGVCLAVIVLSIFLQFSNFMGKKAREFTRIYYNAQEQMSASAVQYVRGMPVVKIFGQSVRSFRQFNAEIEAYKTYALKVCDTYESGMTYFTVLLNSIVTFILPVGILLMQNDSRSLTLAAVWLFFIILGPGVASPVYKLMYLGSSTREINEGVSRIDRILENQPVSEPACPKIPATYDIEFRHVSFSYENKEQATRTEALHDLCFTAPQGKITAFVGPSGSGKSTVANLIPRFWDVEQGEILIGNVNVKDIATEQLMDLVSFVFQDTFLFYDTLYENIAVGSSKATRDTVIAAARAAQCHEFIEKLPDGYETRIGDKGVFLSGGEAQRVCVARAILKNAPILVLDEATAFADPENEYKMQQALKSLIKDKTVIIIAHRLSSIVSSDRIIVLKDGRAVQCGRHEELSSQEGVYKKMWNAYTSAFRWQLNVKQEKE from the coding sequence ATGGTAAATAAGAAGAAAGAAGGGCTGTCCCGTCTGTTTGAGATTGCAGGACAGAAAAAAAGTCTGCTTCTGTTGGCAGGCTTGTTATCGGCTGGGAGCGCGGTGTGTATGCTCATACCTTATTGGGCGATCTACCGGATACTCTATGAATTGTTGAACCATAGCCGGGAGCTGTCGTCCATCGATGAGACCAATATGATTCGTTGGGGTTGGATAGCCTTTGGCGGGCTGATCGGCGGATTATTGTTGCTGTATGCTTCCCTGATGTCATCTCATGTGGCAGCATACCGTATTCTCTACGGACTGCGTGTCCGGTTGACGGAACATATCGGGAGATTGCCGCTGGGTTATCTGAACGGGACATCAACGGGAGCCATCAAGAAGACGATGGAGCAGAATGTAGAAAAGATAGAGAACTTCATAGCCCACACGATTCCCGATTTGGTGAACGTTATGGCAACAGTAGTGGTGATGTTCCTCATTTTCTTTTCGCTCGATGGATGGCTGGCAGGTGTCTGTTTGGCAGTGATCGTACTAAGTATATTCTTGCAATTTTCCAATTTCATGGGAAAAAAGGCACGGGAATTTACACGCATCTATTACAACGCGCAAGAGCAGATGAGTGCTTCTGCCGTGCAATATGTGCGCGGAATGCCTGTGGTGAAAATCTTTGGACAGAGTGTCCGCTCATTCCGTCAGTTCAATGCCGAAATCGAAGCTTACAAGACCTATGCATTGAAAGTTTGCGACACTTACGAATCGGGTATGACATATTTTACCGTACTGCTCAATTCGATTGTCACCTTCATTCTCCCTGTCGGTATTTTACTAATGCAAAATGACTCCCGGAGTCTTACGCTGGCAGCTGTATGGCTTTTCTTTATCATACTCGGTCCGGGCGTGGCTTCACCCGTCTATAAGTTGATGTATCTGGGCAGCAGTACGCGGGAAATCAATGAAGGTGTATCGCGTATTGATCGTATTCTTGAAAATCAGCCGGTCTCGGAACCTGCTTGTCCGAAAATTCCCGCGACGTATGATATAGAGTTTCGTCATGTCTCGTTTTCCTATGAAAACAAGGAGCAGGCTACTCGTACCGAAGCGTTGCACGATCTCTGTTTCACGGCCCCTCAAGGTAAAATTACCGCTTTTGTCGGTCCGTCGGGAAGTGGTAAATCTACCGTCGCCAATCTGATTCCCCGGTTTTGGGATGTGGAGCAGGGAGAAATCCTTATCGGCAATGTGAATGTGAAGGATATTGCAACGGAGCAGTTAATGGATCTCGTTTCGTTCGTCTTTCAGGATACGTTCCTTTTTTACGATACACTCTATGAAAATATTGCCGTAGGTTCGTCCAAGGCAACGAGAGATACGGTCATTGCTGCCGCTCGTGCTGCGCAATGCCATGAGTTTATCGAGAAGTTGCCGGACGGATACGAAACACGTATCGGAGATAAAGGTGTTTTCCTTTCCGGTGGTGAAGCACAACGAGTCTGTGTGGCACGGGCTATTTTGAAGAATGCTCCTATACTTGTACTGGATGAAGCAACGGCTTTTGCCGATCCCGAGAACGAGTACAAGATGCAGCAGGCTTTGAAATCACTTATTAAGGATAAGACGGTCATCATCATAGCCCACCGCCTTTCTTCCATTGTATCGTCCGACCGGATCATCGTACTGAAAGATGGAAGGGCAGTACAATGCGGACGGCATGAAGAACTTTCCTCTCAAGAAGGGGTATATAAAAAGATGTGGAATGCTTATACGAGTGCGTTCCGCTGGCAATTGAATGTGAAACAAGAAAAAGAATAG
- a CDS encoding ABC transporter ATP-binding protein: protein MSAIRNITIGRTERLYKPVGYTMLANLVNIVPFCLSIEAIRIIFRAFNGGGQSLDTTRLWCIFGCMTGYIAVMVLAERAAYRANFRGAYEMSASGRISLAEHLRKLSLGFLGKRDPGDLSSMLITDFTMAETGISHYLPQLMGALVMPVLAFVSLLWIDWRMAVAMFVALPFAMGILWLSTSVQERLSGRQIKAKVNAGNRLEEYLQGIRVMKAYNLLGDRFVRLRDAFAELRRACIRLEALLGPFVLLAITLVRAGLTLMVLCGTYLLLGGQLSILTFVMFLVVGSRVFDPLTSALTNFTEFRHFSISGGRILSLMNEPEMKGTKEAPEDGNIIFENVSFGYQEKEVLHGISVILSRNSLTALVGPSGSGKSTVMKLCARFYDPTKGRILFGGVPVREIEPEKLMSRISMVFQDVYLFQDSIRNNIRFGKSDATDEEIVAAAKKACCHNFIMHLPHGYDTMVGEGGCTLSGGEKQRLSIARAMLKDAQIVLLDEATASLDPENEVEIQKAIDTLIKGRTVIVIAHRLKTIMGADHIVVLSDGKVEEQGTHSELMCRDGLYRKLWNIQESTLGWTL, encoded by the coding sequence ATGAGTGCAATAAGAAATATTACAATAGGCCGTACGGAAAGGCTTTATAAACCTGTAGGCTACACTATGCTTGCCAATTTGGTGAACATTGTTCCTTTTTGCCTTTCTATCGAGGCGATTCGTATTATATTCCGTGCTTTCAACGGAGGCGGGCAATCGCTTGATACCACCCGGTTGTGGTGTATATTTGGCTGTATGACAGGTTATATAGCTGTTATGGTACTGGCGGAAAGGGCTGCTTATCGTGCCAATTTCCGTGGTGCTTACGAAATGAGTGCATCGGGACGCATCTCTTTGGCAGAACATTTACGCAAACTTTCGTTAGGTTTTCTGGGTAAACGGGATCCGGGTGATTTATCATCCATGCTTATTACCGATTTTACAATGGCGGAAACAGGTATCTCGCATTATTTGCCTCAACTGATGGGAGCATTGGTGATGCCTGTACTGGCTTTTGTTTCGCTTCTTTGGATCGATTGGCGCATGGCGGTCGCCATGTTCGTGGCTCTTCCGTTTGCAATGGGCATTTTGTGGTTGAGCACGAGCGTACAGGAGAGGCTGAGTGGCAGGCAGATCAAAGCAAAAGTCAATGCCGGAAACCGCCTGGAAGAGTACCTGCAAGGCATCCGGGTGATGAAAGCCTACAATCTGCTGGGTGATCGTTTTGTTCGGTTGCGTGATGCTTTTGCCGAATTACGTCGTGCCTGCATTCGGTTGGAGGCTCTATTGGGACCTTTTGTTCTATTGGCCATTACACTCGTGCGTGCAGGATTGACATTGATGGTACTGTGCGGAACATACCTGCTTTTAGGTGGCCAGTTGTCGATTCTCACGTTTGTCATGTTCCTTGTTGTCGGTTCCCGTGTATTCGACCCGCTGACTTCCGCTCTTACCAATTTTACAGAGTTCCGTCATTTTTCTATTTCGGGAGGACGTATTCTTTCTCTTATGAACGAACCCGAAATGAAAGGGACAAAAGAAGCTCCCGAAGACGGTAATATCATCTTTGAAAACGTGTCATTCGGCTATCAGGAGAAAGAAGTCTTACATGGCATTTCTGTCATTTTATCGCGAAATTCACTGACAGCTCTTGTTGGCCCGTCAGGAAGTGGAAAGAGTACGGTAATGAAACTCTGTGCCCGTTTTTATGATCCGACAAAAGGGCGTATACTGTTTGGTGGAGTCCCGGTACGGGAAATTGAACCTGAAAAATTGATGAGTCGTATTTCGATGGTTTTTCAGGATGTTTATTTATTTCAGGATAGCATACGCAACAATATTCGGTTTGGTAAAAGTGATGCCACAGATGAAGAGATTGTAGCAGCGGCCAAAAAGGCCTGTTGTCACAACTTTATCATGCATCTGCCACATGGTTACGATACAATGGTGGGAGAGGGAGGCTGTACGTTATCAGGTGGTGAAAAACAACGGCTTTCCATTGCGCGTGCCATGCTGAAAGACGCACAGATCGTTCTGCTGGACGAGGCAACTGCTTCGCTTGATCCCGAGAACGAAGTAGAGATACAGAAGGCTATCGATACGTTGATTAAAGGACGAACGGTTATCGTTATCGCCCATCGTCTCAAGACAATAATGGGGGCCGACCACATCGTTGTCTTATCCGATGGAAAAGTGGAAGAACAAGGTACGCATTCGGAATTGATGTGCCGGGATGGTTTATATCGGAAGCTCTGGAACATTCAAGAAAGTACATTGGGATGGACATTATAG
- a CDS encoding sensor histidine kinase — MSNSSIKSKTALLRNGETQKGNGYPEANDYSARILETMQTGVVFFNTEQIISGINNLACEDLQIPRDPSGHKITDIISIIHQEKDIFPELIARLKSSETDMEKLPIDTLIRSLETKVQFFASGCIMQLETGRYLLAFRNTMDEVTHEHLLSMILARTKIFPWFFDLKRNKMLIDAHWFSYLGIPAGDCEITIEKFFSRVHPNERDMLADALQKQLSEKEIPDSFSYRLQRGDGSWEWFSEQSMYLSKTNDGSPYRIVGVCHSIQEHKNTEDKLRAARNKAQESDRLKSAFLANMSHEIRTPLNAIVGFSNLIAGGIVDLDTEEARDYSALISKNCNYLLTLVSDVLDLSCIESDTMTFKFTVYPLTRLLTEIYQKYENRIPQEVQFNLLLPTDNVEIETDAVRLRQVIEHLLDNAAKFTVKGHIDIGYALSDHGEKIYVFVADTGCGIPSDQYKKVFERFYKINSFVQGAGLGLSVCKTIVEGLGGTINVYSQLKEGSRFSVILPLNRLHK; from the coding sequence ATGTCGAATTCTTCTATTAAATCAAAAACGGCGCTACTCCGAAACGGGGAAACTCAAAAAGGAAATGGCTATCCGGAAGCCAATGATTATTCCGCCAGGATTCTTGAAACCATGCAGACCGGTGTGGTCTTTTTCAATACCGAACAAATCATTTCCGGCATCAACAACTTGGCATGCGAGGATTTACAGATCCCCCGGGATCCTTCCGGACATAAAATAACAGACATCATTTCAATCATCCACCAAGAAAAAGATATCTTCCCGGAACTGATCGCCCGATTGAAGTCTTCGGAAACGGATATGGAGAAATTGCCAATAGACACTTTGATACGTTCTCTGGAAACGAAGGTGCAATTCTTTGCCAGTGGGTGTATCATGCAGTTGGAGACCGGACGTTATTTATTAGCATTCCGTAATACGATGGATGAAGTAACGCATGAACACCTTCTGAGCATGATTCTGGCAAGGACAAAGATCTTTCCATGGTTTTTCGACTTGAAACGTAATAAAATGTTAATCGATGCCCACTGGTTTTCTTATCTGGGTATCCCGGCAGGAGACTGTGAGATAACAATCGAGAAGTTCTTCTCCAGAGTACATCCCAACGAACGGGATATGCTTGCAGATGCTTTGCAAAAACAGTTATCAGAAAAAGAAATACCCGATTCATTCTCCTATCGGCTGCAACGGGGCGATGGAAGTTGGGAGTGGTTTTCTGAACAGTCGATGTATCTCAGCAAAACCAATGACGGTTCACCTTATCGTATTGTAGGCGTATGCCATAGCATTCAGGAGCATAAAAATACTGAAGATAAATTGCGCGCTGCACGCAATAAAGCCCAAGAAAGCGACAGACTCAAAAGTGCATTTCTGGCTAACATGAGTCATGAAATACGAACTCCCCTGAATGCTATTGTCGGTTTCTCCAATCTTATTGCAGGCGGGATTGTCGACTTGGATACAGAGGAAGCCAGAGATTACTCGGCATTAATCAGTAAAAACTGTAATTATCTGCTCACACTGGTCTCGGATGTCCTTGATCTTTCATGTATAGAGTCCGACACGATGACTTTTAAGTTTACAGTATATCCACTTACCCGACTTCTGACAGAAATCTATCAGAAATATGAAAACAGAATACCTCAGGAGGTACAGTTTAATTTGCTGCTACCCACAGATAATGTTGAAATAGAAACAGATGCTGTGCGCCTACGGCAAGTGATAGAGCACTTGTTGGATAATGCGGCAAAATTTACAGTAAAAGGGCATATAGATATCGGATATGCCCTGTCGGATCATGGTGAGAAAATATATGTATTCGTTGCCGATACCGGTTGCGGTATTCCAAGCGATCAATATAAAAAAGTATTCGAGCGCTTTTATAAAATCAATTCATTCGTACAGGGTGCCGGTTTAGGACTTTCAGTCTGCAAAACTATTGTAGAAGGTCTGGGAGGTACGATTAATGTATATTCGCAACTGAAAGAAGGTTCTCGTTTTTCCGTGATCCTACCGCTAAACAGACTCCATAAATAA